A single region of the Drosophila takahashii strain IR98-3 E-12201 chromosome 2R, DtakHiC1v2, whole genome shotgun sequence genome encodes:
- the LOC108055611 gene encoding cathepsin L-like, translated as MKILFILPLLMTTVSGQGFGEGGFEGFGGASDRLGAFADVARGFASVAGGLADGVAVALSNVAQGALTSFANFVPKVPVLANIQNFDDFLNQTGQALSEADRTFRESLFLASKNLVDAGNEAFAKGAFTFQLAINAFADLSHEEFVKQLTGRKRSPETDARTASRRTLAIVPEDKHIPDAFDWREKGGVTPVKNQGTCGSCWAFATTGAIEGHTFAATGKLPNLSEQNLIDCGPKEDFSLNGCIGGFQEAALCWISENQKGVPPTENYPYVNSQESCKFQGNQLISQVHGFSVIPPGDEELMKKVVATLGPIACSVSVSESLLFYGKGIYNDESCNNYDLIHSVLVVGYGSENGMDYWIVKNSWNVNWGEKGYFRLQRGKNLCQIAEECSYPLVTQS; from the exons atgaaaattctttttattctTCCGCTCCTGATGACGACGGTCTCTGGCCAAGGATTTGGAGAAGGAGGATTCGAAGGCTTCGGGGGAGCCTCTGATAGACTAGGAGCCTTTGCAGATGTGGCTAGGGGATTTGCAAGTGTAGCTGGAGGACTTGCGGATGGCGTTGCAGTAGCACTTTCAAATGTGGCACAAGGTGCTCTCACCAGTTTTGCCAATTTCGTGCCCAAGGTGCCAGTGCTGGCCAACATCCAGAACTTTGACGATTTTCTG AATCAAACAGGACAGGCGCTCAGCGAAGCAGATCGGACCTTTCGCGAGAGTCTTTTCCTCGCCTCCAAGAATCTTGTGGATGCTGGTAACGAAGCCTTTGCCAAAGGAGCCTTCACCTTCCAGTTGGCTATCAACGCCTTTGCTGATCTGAGCCACGAGGAGTTCGTTAAACAATTGACCGGTCGGAAGAGGTCACCTGAGACAGA TGCACGGACTGCTAGCAGGCGCACATTGGCCATTGTTCCTGAGGATAAACACATTCCCGATGCCTTCGATTGGCGGGAGAAGGGCGGTGTCACCCCGGTGAAGAACCAGGGAACCTGTGGATCCTGCTGGGCCTTTGCCACCACCGGAGCCATCGAGGGTCACACCTTTGCCGCCACGGGTAAACTGCCTAATCTCTCCGAGCAGAACCTAATTGACTGCGGTCCGAAGGAGGACTTTTCCCTGAATGGATGCATCGGTGGTTTCCAGGAGGCTGCCCTTTGCTGGATTTCTGAGAATCAAAAGGGTGTTCCACCCACCGAAAATTATCCATATGTGAACAGCCAGGAATCCTGCAAGTTTCAAGGTAATCAGTTGATCTCCCAAGTGCATGGATTCAGTGTGATTCCCCCCGGGGACGAGGAGCTAATGAAAAAGGTGGTGGCCACTTTGGGTCCCATTGCCTGCTCGGTTAGTGTCTCCGAGAGCCTCCTCTTCTACGGAAAAGGCATTTACAACGACGAGTCCTGCAACAATTACGATCTAATCCACTCCGTCTTAGTTGTGGGCTATGGATCGGAGAACGGAATGGATTACTGGATCGTCAAGAACTCGTGGAACGTCAATTGGGGCGAAAAGGGATACTTTCGCTTGCAGCGCGGCAAAAACCTTTGTCAAATCGCAGAAGAGTGCTCCTATCCATTAGTTACCCAATCCTAA
- the LOC108055723 gene encoding cathepsin L, producing the protein MKVLWVFPLLVAAVSAQFGFGGGRGGGLGGGLGGGLGGGLGGGLSNLASNAANQFQSAASNIASVVPKVPLLSNVQSFGDFLSQSGKTYLNAADQALHEGAFAATKNLVDAGNEAFARGTATFKQAVNAFADLTHAEFLQQLTGLKRNPAAKARAAASQREVALQPGPVPDAFDWREHGGVTHVRFQGTCGSCWAHATVGAIEGHTFRKTGNLPTLSEQNLVDCGPSEDFALNGCDGGFQEAAFCFLDEQQKGVSQLGAYPYVDKQENCKFDISQSGAHLEGFGVVKPGDEEEMKKVIATLGPLACSVNGLETLKSYDGGIYNDDECNQGEPNHAILVVGYGSENGQDYWIIKNSWDDTWGEKGYFRLPRGKNYCFIADECSYPIV; encoded by the exons ATGAAGGTTCTCTGGGTTTTTCCACTTCTGGTGGCTGCGGTCTCGGCCCAATTCGGTTTTGGAGGCGGACGAGGAGGCGGACTAGGAGGAGGACTGGGAGGAGGACTTGGAGGAGGTCTTGGTGGAGGTCTTAGTAACCTGGCCAGCAATGCTGCCAATCAGTTCCAGAGTGCTGCCAGCAATATCGCCAGTGTTGTGCCCAAGGTGCCTCTGCTGTCGAATGTCCAGAGCTTCGGTGACTTCTTG TCGCAATCCGGAAAGACCTACCTCAATGCCGCCGATCAGGCTCTGCACGAGGGAGCCTTTGCGGCCACCAAGAACCTGGTGGATGCCGGAAACGAGGCCTTTGCCCGGGGAACAGCTACTTTCAAGCAGGCCGTGAATGCCTTCGCCGATCTGACCCACGCCGAGTTCCTGCAGCAGTTGACGGGTCTAAAGAGGAATCCCGCTGCTAA AGCCCGTGCTGCCGCCAGTCAAAGGGAGGTCGCCCTGCAGCCTGGTCCCGTTCCGGATGCCTTCGATTGGCGCGAGCACGGAGGTGTCACCCATGTGCGGTTCCAGGGAACCTGCGGATCCTGCTGGGCCCATGCCACCGTCGGCGCCATCGAGGGTCACACCTTCCGCAAGACCGGCAACCTGCCCACTCTCTCCGAGCAAAATCTGGTGGACTGCGGTCCCTCCGAGGACTTTGCCCTGAACGGTTGCGATGGTGGCTTCCAGGAGGCCGCCTTCTGCTTCCTCGATGAGCAGCAGAAGGGCGTGTCGCAACTGGGTGCCTATCCCTATGTGGACAAGCAGGAGAACTGCAAGTTCGACATCAGCCAGTCGGGAGCCCACTTGGAAGGATTCGGTGTGGTGAAGCCCGGAGACGAGGAGGAGATGAAGAAGGTGATTGCCACCCTGGGACCGTTGGCCTGTTCGGTGAATGGCTTGGAAACGCTGAAGTCCTACGACGGTGGCATCTACAACGACGATGAGTGCAACCAGGGCGAGCCCAACCACGCCATTCTGGTCGTGGGCTATGGATCGGAGAACGGACAGGATTACTGGATCATCAAGAACTCGTGGGACGACACCTGGGGAGAGAAGGGCTACTTCCGCCTGCCCCGTGGCAAGAACTA